One part of the Sphingobacterium sp. LZ7M1 genome encodes these proteins:
- a CDS encoding response regulator gives MNKKIFICEDNIHVLNAIMDVLSVTGAELIAELDSTRALERMLTIRPDVLICDIEMPIVSGSELIRLNRKSEILNNVFVLGISASHNGKEASMLAGANAFIEKPFDICDFMAALPF, from the coding sequence ATGAACAAGAAAATATTTATCTGTGAGGACAATATTCATGTCCTTAATGCTATTATGGATGTTCTTTCGGTGACAGGAGCTGAGTTAATCGCTGAATTGGATAGTACAAGGGCATTGGAGAGAATGCTTACTATCCGTCCTGATGTTCTAATTTGTGACATTGAGATGCCAATTGTCTCGGGTTCTGAATTAATAAGATTAAATCGGAAATCTGAAATTTTAAACAATGTATTTGTTCTCGGTATTTCGGCATCGCACAATGGAAAAGAAGCATCCATGTTAGCGGGAGCCAATGCATTTATTGAAAAACCCTTTGATATCTGCGATTTTATGGCTGCTTTGCCTTTTTAA
- a CDS encoding histidine kinase dimerization/phospho-acceptor domain-containing protein, translating into MNFEYSNLFKWLGVPCVIILPNVPEFTIIDANEAYLDLVDLNSEHVISKGFFSVFPISEFIDELEWETLFDEVLKEKRFVSRGIKTWLDPHEKKTSIENVKYFEITHFPVFDQDGEVLVIVRSLIDVTDYIIDRRLLSEAQFDVRFGNWWINIEKRTIKWSVGMNELFETGKEFMPNFENVKQFYLHADDEVLFMAQLFEAIRNKRILKTFVSVRTRSGKLRRLKVVGKPDHLGDACIGIHGTAIDVTKQHEDQNILKEMYFLHNHELRAPLARIIGLAEHLRREGSHDQRSEFLLDALLDSANELDRIIRQIVDREEQKGEKDV; encoded by the coding sequence TTGAATTTTGAGTATTCGAACTTGTTCAAATGGCTGGGAGTGCCCTGCGTGATCATTCTTCCCAATGTACCTGAATTCACCATCATTGACGCCAATGAGGCGTATCTCGACTTGGTCGATCTTAATAGTGAGCATGTGATTTCAAAAGGTTTTTTTTCTGTATTCCCTATTTCAGAATTTATTGACGAATTGGAATGGGAAACACTTTTTGATGAAGTCCTCAAGGAGAAACGGTTTGTTTCCAGGGGAATTAAGACCTGGTTAGATCCCCATGAAAAGAAGACATCAATTGAAAATGTGAAATACTTCGAAATAACCCATTTCCCTGTTTTTGATCAGGATGGAGAAGTATTGGTTATTGTTCGTTCATTAATTGATGTAACTGACTATATTATAGACAGGAGACTCCTGAGCGAGGCGCAGTTTGACGTAAGGTTTGGAAATTGGTGGATCAATATCGAGAAACGAACAATCAAATGGTCGGTTGGTATGAATGAGCTGTTTGAGACAGGAAAAGAGTTTATGCCAAATTTTGAAAACGTGAAACAATTTTATCTCCATGCTGACGATGAAGTTTTATTCATGGCACAGCTCTTTGAAGCAATTAGAAACAAGAGGATACTTAAGACTTTTGTTTCCGTAAGGACCCGGAGTGGAAAATTGAGGCGGCTTAAGGTGGTGGGAAAACCAGATCATTTGGGTGACGCGTGCATCGGTATCCATGGTACTGCAATAGATGTTACCAAGCAGCATGAGGACCAAAATATACTAAAGGAAATGTACTTTCTCCATAACCATGAACTTAGGGCTCCCCTTGCCCGCATCATCGGCCTGGCTGAACACCTCAGGAGAGAAGGTAGCCATGATCAGCGATCCGAATTTTTACTTGATGCTTTATTAGATTCAGCAAATGAACTGGATAGGATAATACGTCAGATAGTTGATCGAGAAGAGCAAAAAGGAGAGAAAGATGTTTAG
- a CDS encoding response regulator — protein sequence MFRIILVDDDKISSFLLEKMLEYLKMGNVFEKFLNGSEFLNWLDLQQDHDHSYLVFLDIMMPIMDGWEVMEGLKRHRLCKRVSVIMVSSSLSPSDRKMAMENGMVLEYLTKPVRLNELERLRTFLG from the coding sequence ATGTTTAGGATCATTTTGGTTGATGACGACAAAATCTCATCCTTTCTCTTGGAAAAGATGTTGGAATACCTAAAGATGGGAAATGTTTTCGAAAAATTTCTCAATGGGTCAGAGTTCCTAAACTGGTTAGACCTTCAACAAGACCATGACCATAGCTACCTTGTTTTCTTGGACATCATGATGCCGATCATGGATGGATGGGAAGTGATGGAAGGGCTTAAAAGGCATAGATTATGCAAAAGGGTTTCTGTAATTATGGTCAGTTCGTCTCTAAGTCCATCGGATAGGAAAATGGCCATGGAAAATGGAATGGTCCTGGAGTATTTAACAAAACCTGTAAGGCTCAATGAATTGGAAAGATTGAGAACCTTTCTGGGTTAG
- a CDS encoding glycoside hydrolase family 140 protein, giving the protein MKTYFVFIISTLSILPSIFAQEIKWNGPSVDFSHGKLVVDSSRRFLAFEDGDHFPYFGDTAWELFHRLDKKSTETYLENRRQKGFTVIQAVILAELDGLVVPNSEGNVPLLGRDPSHPNENYFKHIDWVVERACEKGLFIGLLPTWGDKVDKKWGIGPEIFTEKNAFEYGEFLGQRYKSHPNIIWIMGGDRSGGGKNFDIWCSMAEGIKSMDNEHLMTYHPIGERSSAEWFHNEDWLDFNMVQTGHAKRTSEIYRRILVPDYHRVPVKPIMDAEPRYENHPVNWNPNELGWFDDVDVRQSLYWSIFSGGFGYTYGCHSIWQMRDESNEPVGFARSFWTDDLDLEGAWDIIHARNLLGSRKANQMKPFPELILNTDGADTDWTVASTGNDFAMVYLPNGTDVILNLPVLDRIEIETVWYNPRNGNWLTKKKLKGNDIAKFSAPSRGRGNDWILVLDF; this is encoded by the coding sequence ATGAAAACCTATTTTGTCTTCATTATATCAACTTTATCGATACTACCTTCCATCTTCGCTCAAGAAATTAAATGGAATGGACCTTCCGTTGATTTCTCACATGGTAAATTAGTAGTAGATTCTAGCCGGAGATTTTTGGCCTTTGAAGATGGGGACCATTTTCCCTATTTTGGTGATACTGCATGGGAATTATTTCATCGACTTGATAAGAAAAGTACGGAAACGTATTTAGAAAATCGGCGACAGAAAGGATTTACGGTAATTCAAGCGGTAATTCTTGCGGAATTAGATGGATTGGTTGTTCCAAATAGTGAGGGGAATGTACCTCTTTTAGGAAGAGATCCTAGTCACCCCAACGAGAATTATTTTAAACATATTGATTGGGTTGTGGAACGTGCATGTGAAAAGGGGCTTTTTATTGGTCTGCTACCAACTTGGGGTGATAAGGTTGATAAAAAATGGGGGATAGGTCCAGAAATATTCACTGAAAAAAATGCCTTTGAATATGGGGAATTTTTGGGCCAGAGATACAAAAGTCACCCTAACATTATATGGATAATGGGAGGTGATAGGTCTGGAGGCGGGAAAAACTTTGATATTTGGTGCTCCATGGCGGAAGGTATTAAATCGATGGATAACGAACATTTAATGACCTATCACCCAATAGGTGAACGAAGTTCTGCTGAATGGTTTCATAATGAGGATTGGTTGGATTTTAATATGGTTCAGACTGGCCATGCCAAACGCACATCAGAAATTTATAGGCGTATCTTAGTGCCTGATTATCATCGCGTACCTGTAAAACCTATCATGGATGCAGAACCTCGGTATGAAAATCATCCTGTTAACTGGAACCCTAATGAATTAGGTTGGTTCGATGATGTGGATGTGAGGCAGTCGCTATACTGGTCAATATTTTCTGGTGGGTTTGGTTATACATACGGATGCCATTCGATCTGGCAAATGCGTGATGAGTCCAATGAACCCGTTGGTTTTGCAAGAAGTTTTTGGACTGACGATTTAGATCTAGAAGGGGCTTGGGATATCATCCATGCACGTAATCTCCTAGGTTCGAGAAAAGCTAACCAAATGAAACCGTTTCCAGAATTGATTCTGAATACTGATGGAGCAGATACTGATTGGACAGTTGCTTCAACGGGAAATGATTTCGCTATGGTTTATCTACCCAATGGTACGGATGTGATCTTGAATTTACCCGTACTTGATCGAATTGAGATTGAGACTGTCTGGTATAACCCACGCAATGGTAATTGGCTGACTAAAAAGAAGTTGAAAGGAAATGACATTGCCAAATTCTCTGCTCCTTCAAGAGGACGTGGAAATGATTGGATTCTGGTGCTCGACTTTTAG
- a CDS encoding NAD(P)/FAD-dependent oxidoreductase — MNEKQRIVIIEGGLSGLTLAYLLTKRNIDFIILEASSRLGGRIQTVTGTLQTPLELGATWFSDLHSNLLFLINELGLRKYPQFSKGLTLFQTKSFEQPQKFYIPEAEKPSYRLTGGTQMLIDTLEAKLPQDRIFLNCKIRSIKQTGEGMMLENDMGKEIEADKVILCIPPQLVSNIMFSPLLPEELTALLPNVQTWMAGSIKFTLEYDQPFWRNQGYSGMLYSHAGIITEMYDHTNFEEDRFGFTGFLNTGASAYMPKVRKGLVLQQLGELIGKKALTPTAYFDKVWSDEFILTGNLTIQRPHQDNGHPLLHHSYMKGNLYLAASEMATQYPGYMEGAVIAARSVSEKLIEFIT; from the coding sequence ATGAATGAAAAGCAACGTATTGTTATCATAGAAGGTGGATTGAGTGGGTTAACTTTGGCTTACCTGCTAACAAAAAGGAATATAGATTTCATTATTTTGGAAGCATCTTCCAGACTTGGCGGAAGGATACAGACCGTCACAGGAACCTTACAGACTCCTTTGGAATTGGGCGCAACCTGGTTCTCCGACCTGCATTCGAATCTTCTGTTTTTAATAAATGAATTGGGACTCCGAAAATACCCACAGTTCTCAAAAGGTTTAACATTGTTTCAGACCAAATCGTTTGAACAACCACAGAAATTCTATATCCCCGAGGCTGAAAAACCATCTTACCGTTTAACCGGGGGCACGCAAATGTTGATCGATACTTTGGAAGCTAAGCTACCCCAAGACCGTATTTTTTTGAATTGTAAGATCAGATCGATAAAACAAACAGGAGAAGGTATGATGCTTGAAAATGATATGGGCAAAGAAATAGAGGCTGACAAAGTCATCCTGTGCATTCCTCCACAGTTAGTATCTAATATAATGTTTTCACCATTGTTACCTGAAGAACTCACGGCCCTTCTTCCCAACGTACAAACCTGGATGGCAGGATCAATAAAGTTCACATTGGAATATGACCAACCTTTTTGGCGGAACCAGGGATATTCAGGAATGCTGTACAGCCATGCAGGTATCATTACTGAAATGTACGACCATACCAATTTTGAAGAGGATAGATTTGGCTTTACGGGTTTTCTAAACACAGGGGCTTCAGCTTACATGCCCAAAGTGAGAAAAGGGCTTGTTTTACAACAATTAGGCGAATTGATTGGGAAAAAGGCTCTCACCCCAACTGCTTATTTTGATAAGGTCTGGTCAGATGAATTTATATTGACTGGTAATCTGACAATCCAACGTCCGCATCAAGATAACGGGCATCCGCTGTTACATCACAGTTATATGAAGGGTAATTTGTACCTCGCAGCAAGTGAAATGGCAACCCAATATCCTGGTTATATGGAGGGGGCGGTTATTGCGGCTCGATCAGTATCCGAAAAACTGATTGAATTTATAACCTAG